The following nucleotide sequence is from Zea mays cultivar B73 chromosome 1, Zm-B73-REFERENCE-NAM-5.0, whole genome shotgun sequence.
ggttcattagcatttaagggtgtattagacggcaaactctacttagttgatttttcgaaagaggaggccgatctagatgcatgcttaatagctaagactagtatgggctggctgtggcatcaccatctagcacatgttgggatgaagaaccttcataaacttctaaagggagaacatgtgttaggactaacaaatgtatgtttcgaaaaagatagaccttgtgcagcttgtcaagcagggatacaggtgggaagcactcatcacaacaagaatgtgatgacaacatcaagaccactagagcttcttcacatggacctcttcagacccgtcgcctatctcagcatcgggggaagtaagtatgatctagtaattattgatgatttttcccgcttcacttgagtgttctttttgcaggataaaacagaaacccaagggacccttaagcgctttctaaggcgggctcaaaacgaatttgagctcaaggtgaaaaagataagaagcgacaatgggtccgagttcaagaatctgcaagtggaggagtaccttgaggaagaaggcgtcaagcacgagttctccgctccctacacaccacagcaaaatggtgtggtagagaggaagaacaggacgcttatcgacatggcgagaacgatgcttggagaattcaagacgcccgagcggttttggtcggaagctgtgaacacagcttgccacgccataaaccggctctacctacatcgcctcctcaagaagacctcgtacgaacttcttaccggtaacaaacccaacatctcatactttcgtgtatttgggagcaaatgttacattctagtgaagaaaagtagaaattctaaatttgctcctaaggcagtagaagggtttttactagggtatgactcaaatacaagggcgtatagagtcttcaacaaatcatcgggtttggttgaagtctctagagacgttgtatttgatgagactaatggttctccaagagagcaagttgatcttgatgatgtagatgaagatgatgttccaacggctgcaatacgcaccatggcaattggagatgtgcgaccacaggaacaacaatagcaagatcaaccttcttcctcaacaatggtacattccccaactcaagacggtgaacaggtacctcaagaagagggacacgatcaagggggagcacaggaagaacaaataatggaggaagaagcaccactggcccctctaactcaagtccgagcaacgattcaaaggaatcaccccgttaaccagattctaggtgacataagcaagggagtaactactcactcaagattagctaacctttgtgagcattactcatttgtctcttctattgagcctttcagggtagaagaggtcttgcaagttccggactgggtgttggccatgcaggaagagctcaacaacttcaagaggaatgaagtttggagcctagtgccacgtcccaagcaaaatgttgtgggaaccaagtgggtgttccgcaacaagcaagacgagcacggggtggtgacacgaaacaaggcttgacttgtggcaaaaggttatgcccaagtcataggtttggatttcgaggagacttttgctcctgtggctaggctagagtctattcgaatattgttagcctatgtcgctcaccactctttcaggttgtttcaaatcgatgttgcacttatttgtgttgctttttgatgtgttggcataaatcaccaaaaaggggcagattgaaaggaaatgtgcctttgggccatttctataatgttttggtgattaagtgtcgaacacatattaagtgagttgattatgtgccaaacaagcaagaagtgcaaatcatgtaacaaagtatgtttctagacttagtacattgttttgagtactaagatatattgtctaagtgctagaaacagagaaaagaagagaagaaaagaaatacaaaagacttggcttggtacagccaaagtccagctcggcttggcacaccggactgtccggtgcgccaggccagcctccggtgaacaggccactctcgggaaaatcggcggcgtacggctataattcaccggactgtccggtgagccaacggtcgccagcgcaatggtcggccgcgcaatccgcgggcgacacgtggcccacgccaacggtcagcagggggcaccggactatccggtgtgcaccggacagtgtccagtgcgccaactgccacgaatctgcaacggacatctgcgccagaataggaaagagatcggcaccggaccatctacagtgactgttcggtggcgcaccggactgtccggtgtgccacctgacagaaggcaaggatggccttccttgttggcctccaacggctcctagctgccttggggctataaaagggacccctaggcgcatggaggagtcacccaagcattcaagaaaTATTCTAAGACTtctagactccaacttcacgcatttgattctttgagatagtaacttgagctccatttgagttgagaactctgtgcgttgtgttttgagctcaagttgtgacttgtgtgcgtgattgtgctgtgatttgagtcttgtgtgcgttgctcttccctcccttacttctgtgcttcttttgtgatcatcattgtaagggcgagaggctccaagttatggagattcctcgcaaacggggaaaaagactaaggaagaaagtcgtggtattcaatttGATCATTGgaacacttgaaaggggttgagtgaaactctcgtccattgggacgccacaacgtggaagtaggcaagtttcacttggccgaaccacgggataaaaatcgcgtgtctcttgtgttacgTCTCTCTATGATTAATTATGTTCGCAAGAGATCGCTTCAAGCCACTTAGCCGCACTAACActtataaccaagttttgtggctattagtttttgatttttacaggatcacctattcatcccctctaggtgctctcagattttTCACTAATGAAACTAGAGTTTTTTAAGGACTGGGGGGCTCGGGCAGTTAAGGGAAGGGAGGCAAGGAAGGTGAGGCAGACAGAAGCATGCGGCTAGAGAAGGATGAAACAACCTTTTTAAGGTAAAGCGGGACAAGACATGCAAACGCAAAGTCAACTACCTCGAACGAATCAAAACACCCCAGTAAGTACGCATCATCCTTACTTTAAACTCCCTTTGACAAAATGATCGACTTAATAAACGCACATTGTCACCCTTGCTAGGCGAACCGACTGCTTTGATAACCATGAGCTGTCACTAACACTGCAGGAACCAAGGAAGAATGGTCAAAGTAACGACACCCTTCTAGGGGTCGGTCGCTTTTATAGGTAAGACGGGATACAAGGCTGTACATGCTTCTATGACCCATTAACAACCCAAGGGTTCAAAGGCTAGCCTATTAGAGGGTTCAACAGTCGTCTAGGACAAACTTATGAtgtgtttggttgcaatgacaTGACGGGACGGGACGATCTCtcaaataaggttgtttggttcaGGGTCAAGGGTTGGGACAAGACTATCCCAGTGTTATCCCCAGTtatccctcaaaattggagggacgagagagTACGCCAGGGGACGTCCGTGTCCTAGCTGTCCCGCAACCAAAcgatgcccccgtacgaagatatagttgcttcgtagctcatcaggaactgcttcggatctgagtgcccatcatacatggggagctaaggtggcttgtatgacagggggcatggggtagcctgcagttctactgatagaggagaagcatcatcaaaagtaaaatttccctgatgaaaatcgtcataccaatcatcatcaTTGTAGGAATTATCTCAATGAAGCTCTCTTTgtggaggtcttcggtcctggtcatcttgagtaagatgacgtatttcttcagcagcttcatcgatcttcttctgtagatcggaaagacgaagcattttctctctcttcctttcgaCCTGCTGATGGATAGCTTCGAGATTCCTTATCTCCtagtccagctcctcctcctggggtgtcgaacttgtagccttcctcttttgagttcGAGCTTCGCGCAGTATGTcctggttgacgtccagtggttgcagtgcagcccctagccctgaagaagttttcttcgagttcaccggaggtggatgccaatgttggagacttgttttcaaatgctatgagttaagaacaaggcaacacaaaatgttaatggttaaagtccttcgtccttcgaagcattatctcccttaggatataatgatcttcagacgaaggtcatgaaggacgtaccttcatcatcgcagtatatattaatgaaaaagaagcatatgaaacataagaaatgacatgaataatcatatgacatcattaatatatctttttaTATCAACataaataaacatgaacaatattgaattacattcgtaccttcggcttgatagaaggcaaaagtccaagcatgacgcacgagtgaatacaagtcagcgtgaacagtacaatgtcactgttcatctatttataggcacaggacgcagcatgtgtcaaattacattcatgcccttgatatttactattgacctagggataatctatcgaggactagatagccttttctcctttaagtcggtttcattttccattgCCGAGCCGAAGCTTTTCCGCGGGTAGCTTCGGtattggttcatccttctcctgaGCTACGCCCTTCATCCCATGTACAGCTTTatcccatgtccgaaggttcctgtacatatattatacttgggaaacatgttagtcgtgtttttgaggaccttcggaagacgaaggccccagcAGCACCCTTAGAGTGAGGGACGGAACAGATATGCACCATCGTTCAGTATCCTGACGCCCGAACAACAAAGGAGCATCACGACTCGTGTTCGAGTCCTAACTTCCAACGCATGGTTGTTTCCCGAAAGAAAGACACTGGAGCGCTCGAGGTAGGTCGAACGACCCTAGAAACTATATGGGGGCGGAAGCCATAAATTTTGATGGATGATCACTAGCTGATTCATCGGATCCCCCAAAAGGGACTAGACCATCAATTGAATGTATCCGTCTATAGCTCACCGGACTCCCACTTCGTACCAATGGGGCAAAGTCGAGGCATGGTCCAGCCCATCCATCCCAAAGCAAATGAGACGTGACAAGATGACGATAAAAAGTCGAGACAACTTGATTAGACCACCACAACGAGCGGAGGTGCAGGTATCGGTATCATAAAATGAGATCGAAAGCATGATCACATGATTCTTTATCTAAAAAACATGGCGAAAGACCCTCTGAATGAACCCATAATTTctttggaggctcgggggctagacTCACTAGAGTCCTCTCACGCGCCCTTAGTAAAAGCTAGACAATGGCAAAATCTCCGAAGGAGCGCAAGGCTGCTGTTGGTTACTTGtcttcaaatgctatgaattaagaacaagacaacatagatGTTAATAATTAAAGAGCTTCATCCTTTGAATCATTATCTCCTTTgggataatgatcttcggacgaaggtcatgaaggacataccttcatcattgcagtatatgataatgaaagaagaagtatatgaaatatagaaagcaacatgaataatcatacgaTATTGTTAATATCTCTTCTTTTTATTAACATGGAGAAATAGAAATAATAttggattacatttgtaccttcgacttgacaggaggtaaaagtccaagcgtgccGCACGAGTGAAtataagtcaacgtgaacagtacgggagtactgttcatctatttataggcacaggacacagcctgtgtaaaattacattcatggccttcatattcactattgacttaataACAATCTTTCGGGGACTAGATAGATTTtttctccttaagtcggttcctctttctgctattgagccgaagcttccttgcgcgcagcttcggcgctggttcaaccttcgtttcgatCCTGCTTTCCATATTGTGCACAGCTTCATCCCgaatccgaaggttcctgtacatatattatgcttgggaaatattgttaatcatgtttttgaggaccttcggaagacgaaggcccccaatagctgCTCCAAAGGCTCGGAGGCTATTGTCGGGATGAGTAACCTAGGTATGGCACAAAAAATAAGAACACATCTAGATCTATTTCCTGACTCTCGTGAATAGTCCTCCCCTTCAGCTGATCCCCGACCTTGGATCCCTGACTCGTTCCACCCCTAGCCGCCTAACAGGCTAGGATATGAGGCCACCACTTTTGGAATCGACTCACCCGACCCAAGGGTCGGGACATGAAACCATATCCTGTGGACGACCAGCTCGCCCGACCAGGAGGTTAGGAAACTATGTCTGTCCCCTCGAAGACCGCATGCTCTTGGAGGTCATACTGAAGGGCGAAAGCCATCTCTAAGATGGTACAAAAGTACCAGGACGACGCTCGAATGATGGAACGAGAGTTGAAGAGTGGACATGCATGCTCTGACGAACGAACAACCCAAATGACTACTCTGAAGTGGGTATGCGCATACGCTATCATTATGAAAGCTGGCCAAAGTTCGATCATGCCACAACCCGAGGGACAACCGTGTGTACACGCCATTATAGGACAAGATAAGACACACCTCAGGACTGTAACACGGTAAGAAGGGACGATGCTAACCATTGGACGACGGATAGCCTAGAGAACAAAGAGGTAAAACCACAAAACCAAAGCCCCATCGGACCGGTCTGAATGACACATCCATGTATATAGGTTGCCCCTTTACTAGTCTATAAATGGAAGGGGCGACCATATGAAAAGGATAGGCACACACAGGAGCTAGGAGCTAGCGTTTGTAATACATCGAGCACTCCACTCTCCACACAAAAAGGTTTGGGCATCGAGCCCTCCCTCGACTAAATTTGTAATCTGTCCTGTTACAAATCTAGTGCGGGGTACGTGAGATACCTAACTGGACGTAGGGATTTGGCCCAAACCAGTATAAAATCTTGTGTCTCCATCGCACACCATCCGCTCCAGACACGCAAATCACTTAGAATTACTAGCCGATGTTTTGAGAACACCGACACCTAGTTTTTAAGAAAAACTAGTTTCTAGTTTTTTGCCCTTTCTTTATTTTAAAAGCAGTTGGCAATAGATGTGAATTCCACGAAATCAACCAAGGCATGATGTAATTAAACAAACAAATTTGATTTTAGCCAGAGGATGCCAACTTCTTTTATTAAGAACCTAGGAATACAGTTTCTATAAACTGGTATCCTCAGTTTGTATATACAAATTCCTTAAAACCCCGGGTGCTTCTAAACGTTCCTTAGTTTGTATATCGGGGTTGAGGTATTGAGAAAAAGCGAAAACGTCTGTTTTAATATAATTCTACCATTGGCATTAAGGCGTCTATCACTATTTTATTGGAAGAAGGGATGCATTGGGAGACTGTTGGGGATCTGTAAACTTTCCTCTAACGTGTGAGACCCATAGCGGCACAACATTTCCAAAAACAATGGCTGCACATGTTGATTCTTTTGTCGCAGAACACCGGAATGAGGAATCCTGGAATATGGAGCAAGTCCACCTTGTCACAGCCCCACAAGGAACCAAGGAATCTGGAGCTAGAAACCGCGACAAACACATCCGTAGCGTTTGCACGAGAGAACAAACAAGCTTAACCACCAAAAGAAGGTCGCCCCGAAATAGCAGGCACGAACAGCCTAAAAGCTCACGAAGCGGCCGTCAGGGCCACATTCTCCTCGCCAGCTAACCACGTTCTGCTCGCCAAATTCTCTGAACTGAACAGCGATCACCAGCTAACCACCACGGCGGCTTCTCAGCCACCAGTTCCCTGAAACTTCATAGTACCCCAGAAACTTGATCGATTCCGAAGAATCTTCAGCCCTTAGTTTTCTTTCGCGTAGGACAACAACAGCAACGTCGAAGGCGGCAGAAGCAGCTGTGCGAGGGCAGAAATGGCAGCGACGCGAAGCTACGGGACGGGGGGGCTCACGTTCACCGGCCGGCTCCGCCCTGTCAGTCTGTCACCTGTGGCGTCGAGGCAGATCACGGGTTCCTCGTCCTCTTTCGACGCAATTATGGAATGGAGGTGCTTCTCGACCTTAGTTAGTACGCGCAAGACGTTGTTTACTTGTTTAAGACGAAACCTGATGGTGCTCGTCGGTCCAGATGATTGAGATCCTGCGGCCGTCGAAACGACAGTTTGGTCAACCTTCCCTTGATCAAGTCCATTCCAATGAATCAATCTTAGCTTGTGGTAGTCCAATTCGAGAACTTGTCAACTTCTTATCTGAACAAAAGTAACACCGAACCAGTTGGTTATTTAGGTGTGTGCAGTTTAAGGAATAAGTTAGCACGTCGTCGTTTTTATTTTTCCACTTTATtatttatttggtttgtggaatagaaatAGTGTGATGTATCCTCGTTAAATTATAGTACTAATGTGAAGAATAAAGCTATTCCACCAAATTTAACGAATAGACTAATgatattaccacatcatctagaaCGGAGAAACCAAACACGCTGTATATTTTCAGAAAACTGTATGTGTTTTCTCGCCTGCACACCCAATCGCGCGGAGTGGTTGGCAAGACCTGAGGCGATTTCAGCCTCAGAGGCCAGCTCTGTTAGCGTCTAATTTTTATCCCATTTTTTAAAACCTTTTTTCTCGGTGGCAAGTGGGCAACAGCTTGACAAAGTTGGGATACTACCTTAAAGGTAGCCAATGAGTGAAGTAGCCGTGATCTATCATTGCATCAACTACTCAGTGAGCCAGTTTTCTTCAGCTAAAGCAAGCAGATTGGCCAAAGAACCACGTGGggtttttttttcattttttcacGACACATACTGACATACTGGTGTAGGACATTTGCTGAAACATGCTTGCGTACTACTCCTACGACACAACGAACTGAATCAAACTGAAGAATCTAGTATGTAGGTATGCAAAAGAGCCTCTGTTATCGTCCTCTGCATTTCTCTTCAGTTTATGGCCGAACACGAGCAGGGCAGTGTGTAGAGAGACTCGCTAGCTAGTTGCTACGATGACAGACAGAGTCACGCTAGCCGAGTTACCTCGACAACGGTGGCATCTTCCTTGCGAAATGCAAGTATGGCAATTTCTCCGCGACAGCGACTGGAAAACCGAAGCATTTTCACACAGAGTGTGCGACAAAGACTCGTGTTTGGCCCTTGCCGTGCAGTCTCCCGAAAAAACCTTCAGCAACCACACAAACACTCGTCCGTCAATACGATGCACATGTTCGCCGGTTCCCCAtgcagtttttttttttttgcgctTGTGATTCACCAGGACAATTTGAGCAGGTACTACCCTAGAAGAAAACCCATGAAAAGGTTGCTGCTGGTTTTGCCAAAGGCCAAAGTAAACGATGAGAAGAGGCCATGGCGTTCTATATTTTGACTGTTGCATGTAGCAACTAGCAATGACTCCTCTTTTAGCGGCGAGAGACTGAGAGCTTGGCTCAACGCGTCCTCGGCTTCTGTGGAAGGCCATTCCATGCGCTCCGTGTAGCCAGCCATTCGGTACAACCAACTACCCTAGAAgtaacttttcttttcttttttgctcTCGAGATGGATCCGGTTGGCCCCTTCCTCGTCGCCTCTATAAGAAGCATCCCCACACGTTCTCTCCACCCATCACTGCAGCTCAAACACAAAGCAGCATCACACTGACTCCACTGCTCTGCCTCCATAATAAGCACAGAAGCGCCCCAATAATCAGCAGCGCAGGAGCGAGCGATCGCTATGGCTCAGGGAAGAGGCAGTGCGACGCGGGGGCTTGCCCTCGGCAGCCTACTCGCCGCCgctttcctcctcctcctcggcgTCGCCGACGCGGCCACCCACAGGGTCGACTGGTCCTTCAACGCGGACAGCTGGTCCAAGGGCAAGAGCTTCCGTGCCGGCGACGTCCTCGGTGAGTAGTGGCCAAAGGAAGCCAAACTATTTCGTCGCAAGCAGCCGGCAACCGGCAGCTAGCAGCTTTGGTGATCTCTAGACAGACGCTTATTATGGCTTTTTTTCCTGCGTGCAGAGTTCAACTACGACCCCTCCGTGCACAACGTGGTGGCCGTGGACGCCGGCGGCTACAACGGCTGCCGGCCCTCCGGCACGTCGTACGGCTCCGGGAGCGACCGCATCACGCTCGGCCCCGGCACCAGCTACTTCATCTGCAGCCTCAACGGGCACTGCGGGATGGGGATGAAGATGGTCGTCAACGCCAGCTGAGCACGACGCTTATATGTTAGTACTGCAAAAATATATGGGCTAGTGGTGGTCCGATAGATCGTGCAAGAACTCAATCGTGTGGCATACTCGTACCGTGTGTTCGATGGACACGGTTCATGTGTTGTGTATGCATGCGACTGCTGGTAGGTCAGGCATGATGTACGTGTGGCTGATGGCGTGTTAGTAAAGCGTCCTGCAGCTTTGTTGTTACTTTGTTCGATCGAAGCAGCGGCTTCTTTTGTTTGTTCATCAATAACATCTTTCATTAAATTTTTTTTATTGTTGCTCTCCGAATGTGACAGTTAGACTTATATGCAATGCACATCTTTACTACTATTAAGACGGTAAGGAGTAGGCTGTCATTCCTGGTTCTGCCATTCTCATTCCTGTTTCTGTCGATCTCATTCCCATTCCCGGTTCTGTCTCCACCCCGATGCCCCTCCCCCGCGTGATCCCCTCTCCAGATCGATGTCTGCCCCGGCCGTAACCCCCGCGGCTCACCGCACCGCACGAAACCTCCGATCCCACGACCTCGACGACGGCCATGGCCGGCAAGCAGGTGCAATACCGTGCCCCGCCTCGCCCCGCACGTCGTCCATCCTGTCACCCCCACGCGATGCCCGCGACTTCGCGAgacaaccgttgtccgcccccacCACCCCTCCCCCGCGCGACACCCCCTCCCACGACGCTTCATGCGCGTGAGTCTGCGACTGCCGGTAGCCGTCGCCGTACCGGAGCCCAATCTGCTGGCTCCCCCTCGACCTCACCACCATGCCCCCATTGGACCCCGTCGTGCCGTGCGTGGCGGCGCCGGTGATGGACATGGCGTTGCTAGCCGTCATCGTCGCCACCATCCTCTCCCGCCTCGACGTTCGATCCGTGCTCACCACTGCTGCCTGTCGTGGACATTGAGGAGGGCGCCTATGCAGCCAACCTTACTTGAAGCAGCAACCTGTGTTTGCTTTTCTTCCTCTAAGGAATTACGGTCTTAAATTCATTCTTCAAGGAGATTTTGTTTTACCATCTTCCAGAGAGGAAGTGGATGCGGATAGTGCATGAAATCAGTGGTTGTTGTCTGAATTCCCTTCTTTGTTTGTAAGTGCCCAAGAATCTTTTTGTGCTCTTCCCTGTTTTCAGAGGTGCCCTGGAAAAGCTATCACAGCCTTCTTGAGTTTTATTCCTCTAGCAGGAGAGGTTCATGGATTCTTCAGCCAGCTTCCACACTTTATCCTTTCCAAGTTGCGTCTGACCCGCTGCATGTTTTTGGATGGCTCTACTGTGCAATGGGTCTATCCATGCAACACGCTTAGGGTTGGGATGAACAAACTAAAATGTTATTTTCAGAAGGCTTACTTCATGAACATCTTGCACAAGGCACCTTTCTCCTATTGAATGATTTGTTCTTTTGACCAGTTATTTAAGTTCAGTGGTACACGTACTAAAACAGTTCATTCTGAAGCACTACAAATGATGCTCTTAACTCTGTTAAATGGAAAGGTAAGGCAAATCAGAATTTGTTGTATGCCAATTAAATAAAAACTATGTTTTTGTTCTTGCTTGGCTATGTGTGCATGGCTACATATGAAGTAAATAAGTTATGTTTATTTATAGGTCCAAGATCTTCAGGTTGAGCTTCTTCGACAAGAGTTGgataacttgaagatggaattataAACTTCAAGGGTAAAACATTCTGAGGAAATAGAAGGTTTAAAGAAGACATCACAAGaaatgcatgctcttcttcgccaaCTTATAAGCTTCAACCAGGATCAGCACAATCTCGGGCTATGAAGTTCCTAAGCCCCTAACAGTGAATTATTGCAGGATATTTCTGCTTTTAAAATTGGTTATTggttgaactatgtttggttgttTTATCAATAATTGGATGCTAGATATATACAAGCATGCCTGAATAGTGTTTTTAGCAAATAATTTAGGTAGAAGGGAGCATTAAGATAAATCCCATAACTGGAGGTTTGCAGAACTTTAACATAAACCCACTTAATTTGGTATTTTTTGAAATCTGCCCTCAGTCACGCACCTCACCGCCAAGCGTAGTCGCACCACCGAGGTGATCAACCTGTCAAAGTTTGTGTTCAGGTGGTCTCTGTTCTTGTTCATTAGTAGTAGTTACTTCAAATCAAGATTCTGAACATTTTTTTGCTCTCTGTtcatgaaagttgcctagagggggggtggataggcaagttaaaactttttctacaaaaactagaagcaaactgggtaaaactgaattgatctcgaaattcacccagttaactttagaaatgagatgttctaaatgatccacagggttcaaagtagtagatctgagaagggcacttctcaaaatccacacaccaaaaagatataaacaattctTTCGCGGGATGGTGAGAGAACAAAGAACATAAACAaatacaatgagcaagaacacaagagacacaagatttatcctgaggttcggtcacaccaccaaggtgccctacttcctcgttgaggcgcccacaaagagccgggt
It contains:
- the LOC100283238 gene encoding chemocyanin precursor, producing the protein MAQGRGSATRGLALGSLLAAAFLLLLGVADAATHRVDWSFNADSWSKGKSFRAGDVLEFNYDPSVHNVVAVDAGGYNGCRPSGTSYGSGSDRITLGPGTSYFICSLNGHCGMGMKMVVNAS